One window of the Lytechinus pictus isolate F3 Inbred chromosome 5, Lp3.0, whole genome shotgun sequence genome contains the following:
- the LOC135154183 gene encoding uncharacterized protein K02A2.6-like, translated as MATPSGYIGRLGSFEKAREPFTSYVERMELFFMANNIVETSQNAEFVKERKKAILLTEIGTEIYVTLANLLAPSKPKDATFDDIIDKLKNHFDPKPLEIAESYKFGTRNQKQGETVGEFIIALKNLSLHCNYGSFLNRALRDRFVCGLADERIQNKLLNTQDLDFDKACQIALLMEMASINARELRSVHNAGSVNSQKSYTRKAKPTSRGGKPKPSNAESKKHGNCYRCNSRNHPPQECPFKGSQCFKCEMKGHIAKACKSNRGKTSVPSKGKSRRTGGNVEVHALDETDDLEKSMQHNLNLYCVYATDSINKFETEVVINNKSLTMRIDTQADCSIMSKDTYERNFSDVPLRPNSLELRTYSGQQLDLCGEYECEVTYEGNTLLLPMMVTSYTNRPTLMGKNWLTKLKLDWNNVFHVESSKLQSLLRQYSGMFEDSYEGISGVEAHVRIKENSTPVYCRPRPVPYALKEEVEKELRNLEKNKVIVKTDYSDWATPIVVVPKADGSVRLCGDYKTTVNRAVDDECYPLPTSQDLYAELGGTKVFSKLDLSHAYAQLNLDQQSQQYLTINTHMGLYSYTKLPYGIKSSPKIFQATMDKILQGIPNCLCNQDDVLIATTTVDENLDVLAQVLKRLNDHNVKLKRSKCAFVESEVVYLGLKLSLQGLQPVKEKIEPIINAPKPKNVTELRSFWGMVQFYSRFLPDLASVLAPLHKLLQKEQKWEWSKAQQEAYEKCKRMLTSDALLVHYDNRRELKMSCDASSYGVGAVISHVMDNGETKPIAFASRTLTKSERNYAQIEKEALGIIFGIKKFHQYLLGRNFTLITDHKPLLHLLGPKSSIPTMAASRMQRWAILLSQYDYNIEYLSSKENAVADALSRLPHEDSEDGTEGSIYVTDIVDSNFPVTATEIAAETQKDSVLKQVYEQTLYASNGAAERTVRVVKEALKKQVFDGSSKFSMKRRLANFLLKYRTTPQSTTGFTPAELLMKRRLRTRLSLILPDLSQKVENKQSSQKRYFKGSRRYRSFDVGENVRILAPPHKEGKWELGEVVTVCGSRRYLVDISGRVRSVHVDHMLKASDNQECLPESSDHADLDDSFDLISLPDSAQSRQLNSEVGIEKSPVKSTSGPSTDVQPGATPGATQKLSPHPPRRSHRLRKPIDRLIYSK; from the exons ATGGCGACGCCCAGTGGCTATATCGGACGGTTAGGGAGCTTTGAGAAGGCTCGCGAACCTTTTACTTCATATGTCGAACGTATGGAACTGTTTTTCATGGCCAATAACATCGTTGAAACTTCCCAGAATGCTGAATTCGTGAAGGAACGGAAAAAGGCAATTTTACTAACTGAAATTGGAACAGAAATCTACGTAACTCTCGCAAATTTGTTAGCGCCCAGCAAGCCGAAAGATGCAACATTTGACGACATCATCGATAAGTTGAAGAATCATTTCGATCCTAAGCCGTTAGAGATAGCTGAAAGTTACAAGTTTGGAACAAGAAATCAGAAACAAGGTGAAACAGTTGGTGAGTTCATCATTGCCTTAAAGAATTTATCCTTACATTGTAATTATGGATCTTTCTTGAATAGAGCTTTGCGAGACAGATTTGTTTGCGGGTTGGCTGATGAACGAATTCAGAACAAACTGTTGAATACTCAAGATTTAGATTTTGATAAAGCCTGCCAAATTGCGTTGTTGATGGAGATGGCATCAATAAATGCTCGTGAACTTCGTTCTGTTCATAATGCTGGAAGTGTGAATAGTCAGAAAAGTTACACCCGTAAAGCTAAACCAACTAGTCGTGGAGGTAAACCCAAACCCTCTAATGCTGAAAGTAAAAAGCATGGAAACTGTTATCGCTGTAATTCCAGAAATCATCCACCTCAAGAATGTCCATTTAAAGGTTCACAATGTTTCAAGTGCGAGATGAAGGGACATATAGCTAAAGCTTGTAAGTCAAATAGAGGAAAGACTAGTGTACCGAGTAAAGGTAAATCGCGTCGAACTGGCGGTAATGTTGAAGTTCATGCGTTGGATGAAACTGATGATCTAGAGAAATCTATGCAAcataatttgaatttgtattgtGTGTATGCTACAGATTCGATCAATAAGTTTGAAACAGAAGTTGTAATCAACAATAAATCCTTGACTATGAGGATTGATACCCAGGCAGATTGTTCTATTATGAGTAAGGACACATATGAGAGAAACTTTAGTGATGTACCTTTGAGACCAAATTCATTAGAACTCAGAACATATTCTGGTCAGCAGTTGGACTTGTGTGGTGAATATGAATGTGAAGTCACCTATGAAGGGAATACATTGTTGTTGCCCATGATGGTAACAAGCTACACGAATCGTCCTACACTGATGGGTAAGAACTGGCTGACTAAGTTGAAGTTAGATTGGAATAACGTGTTCCATGTTGAGTCTTCAAAATTGCAGAGTCTACTCCGACAGTATAGCGGAATGTTTGAAGACAGCTATGAAGGGATTTCTGGTGTGGAAGCGCACGTAAGAATCAAGGAGAATTCAACTCCAGTCTACTGTAGACCGCGACCAGTACCGTACGCACTGAAAGAAGAAGTTGAGAAAGAGTTAAGAAACCTTGAGAAAAACAAAGTCATCGTAAAGACAGACTACAGCGACTGGGCAACTCCGATCGTAGTGGTGCCGAAAGCCGATGGAAGTGTTCGTCTTTGCGGAGATTATAAGACCACAGTCAATCGAGCAGTTGATGACGAGTGTTATCCTCTTCCCACATCGCAGGATTTGTATGCAGAGTTGGGAGGTACCAAAGTTTTCTCGAAGTTGGATCTTTCTCACGCGTATGCACAACTCAACTTGGATCAGCAAAGTCAGCAGTATCTTACTATCAACACGCATATGGGATTGTATTCCTACACAAAACTACCATATGGAATTAAGTCCTCACCGAAGATCTTCCAAGCGACAATGGATAAGATTCTTCAAGGTATCCCCAATTGCTTGTGTAATCAAGATGATGTATTGATAGCTACAACCACAGTGGATGAAAATCTTGATGTGCTCGCGCAAGTGTTGAAGCGTTTGAATGATCATAATGTGAAGCTAAAAAGGAGCAAATGTGCCTTTGTGGAAAGTGAAGTGGTGTACCTAGGGTTGAAACTAAGCTTACAGGGGCTTCAACCAGTCAAAGAGAAAATTGAGCCAATCATCAATGCTCCTAAGCCAAAGAATGTGACCGAGCTAAGATCATTTTGGGGGATGGTTCAGTTCTATTCGCGATTTCTACCGGATCTTGCGTCAGTGTTAGCACCGCTCCATAAGTTACTACAGAAGGAACAGAAATGGGAATGGTCGAAAGCCCAACAGGAAGCATATGAGAAATGCAAGCGAATGTTAACCAGTGATGCACTTCTCGTTCACTATGATAACAGGCGTGAATTGAAGATGTCTTGTGATGCATCTAGCTATGGTGTCGGAGCAGTGATAAGTCATGTAATGGATAATGGAGAAACAAAGCCAATCGCATTTGCATCACGCACCTTGACGAAGAGTGAGCGTAATTACGCTCAGATTGAGAAAGAAGCGTTAGGTATCATTTTCGGTATCAAGAAGTTTCATCAGTATCTGCTAGGTAGAAACTTTACGCTCATCACTGATCACAAGCCGCTACTTCATTTGTTGGGTCCTAAGTCATCGATTCCGACAATGGCAGCATCAAGAATGCAGCGGTGGGCAATACTTCTTTCGCAGTATGACTACAACATAGAGTATCTCAGTTCTAAGGAGAACGCTGTCGCAGATGCGTTATCTCGTTTGCCTCACGAAGATTCTGAAGATGGTACAGAAGGTAGTATCTATGTTACTGATATTGTAGACAGTAACTTTCCAGTAACAGCAACAGAGATTGCTGCAGAAACTCAGAAAGACTCTGTTTTGAAACAAGTGTATGAACAAACTTTATATG CATCTAACGGAGCTGCAGAAAGAACAGTAAGAGTCGTGAAAGAAGCTTTGAAAAAGCAAGTGTTTGATGGAAGTTCTAAGTTTAGTATGAAGCGAAGACTAGCCAATTTTCTGTTGAAGTATCGTACTACTCCTCAATCAACTACTGGTTTTACACCAGCTGAGCTTTTGATGAAGAGAAGGCTTAGAACAAGACTAAGTTTGATTTTACCAGATCTATCTCAAAAAGTAGAAAACAAACAATCTAGTCAAAAGAGATATTTCAAGGGTAGTCGTAGGTATCGTTCATTTGATGTTGGTGAGAACGTTCGTATCCTTGCTCCCCCACACAAAGAAGGTAAATGGGAGTTGGGAGAAGTTGTTACTGTTTGTGGAAGTAGAAGGTATCTAGTTGATATAAGTGGTAGAGTTCGAAGTGTTCATGTAGATCACATGTTAAAGGCAAGTGATAACCAAGAGTGTTTGCCAGAGTCTAGTGATCATGCAGATTTGGATGATAgttttgatttaatttcattgcCAGACTCCGCACAGTCTCGGCAGTTAAATTCTGAAGTGGGAATAGAAAAATCCCCAGTCAAAAGTACAAGCGGCCCAAGTACAGATGTACAGCCAGGGGCTACACCCGGGGCTACTCAAAAACTTTCACCACATCCACCTCGAAGATCACATAGACTCCGTAAACCAATTGACAggttaatttattcaaaataa